The proteins below come from a single Torulaspora delbrueckii CBS 1146 chromosome 5, complete genome genomic window:
- the KEX2 gene encoding kexin KEX2 (similar to Saccharomyces cerevisiae KEX2 (YNL238W); ancestral locus Anc_2.6), whose translation MKFRASLLLLLLNAVKIAHTQRVPAKDHESRHYFAVESYLDPNELNKIHPDWTYEHDVRGLDNHYVFSRESSSKSLRKRLLADGTDVLSVEDLLPQRLEKRMPVPLVPIDSSMIPMKEAEDRLIIKDPLFEKQWHLINPSYPGNDINVTGLWYDNITGHGVVTAIVDDGLDYDNDDLKDNFCAEGSWDFNDNTALPKPRLSDDYHGTRCAGEVAAARNDYCGVGVAYDAKVSGIRILSGEITPEDEAASLIYGLDVNDIYSCSWGPADDGRHLQGPSDLVKKAMIKGVQEGRDNKGAIYVFASGNGGGFGDNCNFDGYTNSIYSITVGAIDHKGLHPPYSESCSAVMVVTYSSGSGEYIHSTDINDKCSDRHGGTSAAAPLAAGIFTLVLEANPGLTWRDLQYLSILSSEQINDMDGEWQQGPLGKMYSHRYGYGKLDAYKIVDMARGWNNVNPQTWHYAPTQDVSLSTNSTDDKIESVVTIDRKKLEDSNFKRIEHVTVTVDIEADIRGTTEVDLISPMGTTSKLAVVRKLDNSQDGFKSWSFMSVAHWGEEGVGDWRLQVRTTVAGNEVKLNNWRLKFFGESIDESLTVPFVFGNDSEDLSQEESDSENEIEAAPSEVATTTTEEPLATASPTTDTSASPTTNTSAAPTDVFNSDAPNKMTSPAKAMHYFVALFVIGAALFLLYFLFFVRTRRRIRRSRAETYEFDIIDTDSDHDSSFDYSMRGGPEIGSADVDDFDFDLSDEDNLVNDSSNDPEAHFQPLDQALDVSQSKKNGAQKD comes from the coding sequence ATGAAATTTAGGGCCAGCCTGCTTCTTTTGCTGTTAAATGCGGTGAAGATAGCCCATACGCAACGAGTTCCTGCGAAAGATCATGAGTCGCGACACTACTTTGCAGTTGAGAGTTATTTGGACCCTAATGAGCTCAATAAGATACATCCTGACTGGACGTACGAACATGACGTACGGGGGCTCGATAATCACTACGTATTCTCCAGAGAATCAAGCAGCAAATCTTTAAGAAAGAGATTATTAGCTGATGGGACCGATGTATTGTCAGTTGAAGATCTGCTCCCTCAGAGGCTGGAGAAGAGGATGCCAGTTCCATTAGTACCGATAGACTCAAGTATGATTCCAATGAAAGAGGCCGAAGACCGACTGATTATTAAAGATCCTCTTTTCGAAAAGCAGTGGCATTTGATTAATCCTAGTTATCCTGGTAACGACATCAACGTAACTGGTCTATGGTATGATAATATTACTGGTCATGGAGTGGTTACTGCCATCGTGGACGATGGACTGGACTAcgataatgatgatttgaaagataacTTCTGTGCTGAGGGCTCGTGGGACTTTAACGACAACACTGCTTTGCCAAAACCAAGGCTCAGTGACGATTATCATGGAACTCGTTGTGCTGGAGAAGTAGCAGCGGCCAGGAATGACTACTGTGGTGTAGGAGTAGCGTACGATGCAAAAGTCTCTGGTATACGTATTTTATCTGGTGAAATCACACCAGAGGATGAAGCAGCTTCGCTAATATATGGTCTTGATGTTAATGACATTTATTCTTGTTCCTGGGGGCCAGCAGATGACGGCAGACATCTACAAGGTCCTTCTGATTTGGTTAAGAAGGCAATGATAAAGGGAGTtcaagaaggaagagacAATAAAGGTGCAATCTATGTTTTTGCTAGTGGTAACGGCGGAGGTTTCGGTGATAATTGTAATTTCGACGGATACACAAATTCAATTTACTCCATCACAGTCGGTGCAATCGACCACAAGGGTCTCCACCCACCATACTCAGAAAGCTGCTCCGCCGTCATGGTGGTTACATATTCCTCGGGATCTGGTGAGTATATTCACTCCACTGACATCAATGACAAATGCAGTGATAGACACGGAGGTACATCTGCCGCTGCACCTTTAGCGGCTGGTATTTTTACGCTTGTGTTGGAAGCCAATCCCGGGCTTACATGGAGAGATCTACAATACCTATCCATACTTTCATCCGAGCAGATCAATGACATGGATGGTGAATGGCAGCAGGGACCATTGGGGAAAATGTATTCACATCGTTATGGCTACGGAAAACTTGATGCCTATAAAATAGTAGACATGGCACGCGGTTGGAATAATGTTAATCCGCAGACCTGGCATTACGCTCCAACTCAGGATGTTTCGTTATCAACCAACTCTACTGATGACAAAATAGAATCAGTTGTTACAATAGATAGAAAAAAGCTCGAGGATTccaacttcaaaagaattgagCATGTCACAGTTACTGTGGACATAGAAGCAGACATCAGAGGTACGACAGAAGTCGATTTGATCTCACCGATGGGTACAACCTCAAAGTTGGCGGTTGTTCGAAAGCTGGACAATTCGCAGGACGGCTTCAAAAGTTGGAGTTTTATGTCCGTCGCCCATTGGGGTGAGGAAGGTGTGGGTGATTGGAGGCTACAGGTAAGAACAACTGTCGCCGGCAATGAAGTAAAGCTTAACAACTGGAGGCTGAAATTTTTCGGTGAGTCTATTGATGAATCATTAACCGTCCCATTTGTTTTTGGTAATGATAGTGAAGATCTgagtcaagaagaatcagatAGTGAGAACGAAATAGAAGCTGCACCTTCAGAAGTCGCAACCACTACTACAGAGGAACCTCTGGCTACAGCTTCACCAACAACCGACACTTCAGCTTCACCAACAACCAACACTTCAGCTGCACCAACAGATGTCTTCAACAGCGATGCTCCAAATAAAATGACGTCCCCAGCTAAGGCAATGCATTACTTTGTCGCTTTATTTGTAATTGGTGCTGCATTATTCCTATTATATTTCCTTTTCTTCGTGAGAACGAGACGGAGGATACGAAGATCGAGAGCAGAGACCTACGAGTTCGATATCATCGACACTGATTCCGATCATGACTCGTCCTTTGACTACAGCATGCGCGGAGGGCCCGAAATTGGTTCGGCAGATGTGGATGATTTCGATTTCGATTTATCTGATGAGGATAACCTCGTTAACGACTCCTCAAATGACCCTGAAGCTCACTTCCAGCCATTAGATCAAGCACTTGACGTCTCTCAAAGTAAGAAGAACGGTGCACAGAAGGATTGA
- the YTP1 gene encoding Ytp1p (similar to Saccharomyces cerevisiae YTP1 (YNL237W); ancestral locus Anc_2.7) yields MSLIVRIRNLCVFFLSACLLQAASAMEMDNTDEYTRPDIVDAGPKTFHWLCSLFLLLLIPSFATCLTFAGKIYTSVFLQIICGCYAILEALVLKFEDGDGVENRTSRGTAWFLMWITWVTIFFGGLASGTGILVRNKKLQAFVSHTGEFKLSLVHRVLSFMVVLTGWVKICLAPVALFGFCRDKHTGQCIAHGIMGSAFILYGFVYSLVLVIPWLRLSQASFSQDHIDSWVMCLWGIVNTFTEHRWGREDWSMSDYQHTIMGVIWWCGGILGIFLSRGGRRTFVPSLIIIFTGWAMSEHSQHLLISTKVHYVFGLVLMSGGALRIVEISFLLKDERAGDKIYSFQYLAPFCLVCAGVMFMGANEEQLILVLRLGADHGAYILLLGSAAFMIYFWMLVCLEIYLHLIVKEQKGFLSKYSNLEGPVEDPDFELEVVSEDQFRE; encoded by the coding sequence ATGAGTCTGATAGTACGGATTAGAAACTTATGTGTCTTTTTCTTGTCTGCATGTCTTTTGCAGGCTGCTTCAGCTATGGAGATGGATAATACCGACGAATATACGAGGCCCGATATTGTTGACGCTGGACCAAAGACTTTCCATTGGCTATGCTCACTAttcttgcttcttttgataCCTTCGTTTGCCACATGTCTAACATTTGCTGGAAAGATATACACGTCTGTCTTCTTGCAGATCATCTGTGGATGTTACGCAATTCTAGAGGCCCTGGTACTTAAATTCGAGGATGGAGATGGCGTTGAGAATAGAACATCAAGGGGAACAGCTTGGTTTCTGATGTGGATTACATGGGTCACCATATTTTTCGGTGGATTAGCTAGTGGAACTGGGATTCTGGTTCgcaacaagaaattgcaagCATTTGTGTCGCACACAGGAGAGTTTAAGCTTTCTCTGGTCCATAGGGTTTTGTCATTTATGGTGGTCCTCACAGGATGGGTGAAGATATGCTTGGCGCCCGTTGCTCTGTTTGGATTCTGCAGAGATAAGCACACAGGGCAATGTATCGCTCATGGAATAATGGGCTCAGCATTCATTCTTTACGGTTTTGTTTATTCGCTAGTACTTGTGATACCTTGGCTACGACTTTCTCAAGCATCCTTCTCCCAAGACCACATTGATAGTTGGGTGATGTGTCTATGGGGGATTGTCAATACTTTTACAGAGCACAGGTGGGGTCGCGAAGATTGGAGTATGAGTGATTATCAACACACCATAATGGGCGTCATCTGGTGGTGCGGTGGTATTTTGGGTATTTTCTTGAGCAGAGGTGGAAGGCGAACTTTCGTGCCCAGTCTGATCATTATATTTACAGGATGGGCAATGTCGGAGCACTCTCAACATCTTCTAATCAGTACAAAGGTCCACTATGTATTTGGCCTTGTATTGATGTCGGGTGGAGCACTGAGGATTGTTGAGATTTCTTTCCTACTGAAGGATGAGAGAGCAGGAGACAAAAtatattcttttcaatacCTCGCTCCATTTTGTCTCGTGTGTGCCGGTGTAATGTTTATGGGCGCTAATGAAGAACAGCTCATCCTAGTTTTGAGACTTGGAGCTGACCACGGCGCTTACATTCTTCTTTTAGGCTCGGCAGCCTTTATGATCTACTTCTGGATGCTAGTATGCCTGGAAATTTATCTTCATTTGATAGTGAAAGAGCAAAAGGGCTTTTTATCAAAATACTCGAATTTGGAAGGTCCTGTAGAAGACCCTGATTTTGAGCTGGAGGTGGTTTCGGAGGACCAGTTTCGCGAGTAG